The following coding sequences lie in one Paenibacillus durus ATCC 35681 genomic window:
- a CDS encoding peptidoglycan D,D-transpeptidase FtsI family protein — protein sequence MSLFRKQGSPSDETNSKSTLGLRINMFFFSTFVIFCVIIIRLAVLQFVEGPTLTEVETNRDTKNVPLAAIRGSILAAGGEKIAYSTPVQSLYITLTKEYTATKTDKDTSITDFTPEAKANVNKLAADLVDKFSQLGDPNEKKMTVEEVKDSLDLKFRKYNGYTPRRIKVGLSAKEVAYFMEHKDEYPGLEVVEENVRHYDKDTVAVQTVGYVKLFKNSNSLPIYQDVLNAMKEHPTAGLTYKDDEFVGFDGLELQYQRELRGQNGYQEISINPQNMAEKIEKVVPPIKGNDIWMTINKNVQLKTDQAIIDQLKWLHTHAVQGKTHPDAVTGYAVAMEVDTGNIVAMASIPDYDTNVWASGSMDTATYNEIEDYYQNGTITPNASGRSGHNFDSTVLMGSTVKPLSVLLGLNEGLFGTSDWYTDTGITYFGKAGHETRVRNASGHILGRMDPAEAIAQSSNVFMVDMVGKRLYNKYGSEGIKVWDKYMKEFGLGVFTGVDLPEEHRGVINYTNIEAAGSPQAALVYASFGQQGKYTALQLAQYASTLANKGERIKPHLVNKITDSTGKVVKTFGREVLNTVKMDDAYWNEVKRGMNSDVKVFDGFPYDFARKTGTSQQDYYSKGRKYTVDNGVFIAYAPRNKPKLAVAVVIPEGGFGSNSAAPVARKIFDAYDWEYGLNGVPKKSLQQNQAANTNK from the coding sequence GTGAGCCTTTTTCGCAAACAGGGCTCGCCTTCGGACGAGACCAATAGCAAAAGCACCCTGGGGCTGCGGATCAATATGTTCTTTTTCAGCACGTTTGTCATCTTTTGCGTAATTATTATCCGTCTTGCCGTACTGCAATTTGTAGAAGGACCGACGCTGACCGAAGTAGAGACGAACCGGGATACGAAAAATGTGCCGCTTGCCGCCATACGCGGTTCGATCCTCGCCGCCGGAGGCGAGAAAATCGCATATTCTACTCCTGTCCAATCGCTGTACATTACGCTGACCAAGGAGTATACGGCGACAAAGACGGACAAGGATACCAGCATTACGGATTTTACGCCGGAAGCGAAGGCAAATGTGAACAAGCTGGCAGCGGATCTGGTGGATAAATTTAGTCAGCTTGGCGACCCGAACGAGAAAAAGATGACGGTGGAAGAGGTCAAAGACTCGCTCGACTTGAAGTTCAGGAAGTACAACGGCTATACACCGCGCCGGATCAAGGTGGGGCTCTCCGCCAAGGAAGTTGCTTATTTTATGGAGCATAAGGATGAGTACCCCGGCCTTGAAGTCGTAGAAGAGAACGTGCGGCATTACGATAAGGATACGGTAGCGGTGCAGACGGTTGGCTATGTCAAGCTGTTCAAGAATTCCAACAGTCTCCCCATCTACCAGGACGTTCTGAATGCGATGAAAGAGCATCCGACAGCAGGTCTCACCTATAAAGATGATGAGTTCGTCGGTTTCGACGGTCTTGAGCTTCAGTACCAGCGCGAGCTTCGCGGGCAGAACGGATATCAGGAAATTTCCATCAATCCGCAGAACATGGCCGAGAAAATCGAGAAGGTAGTTCCTCCCATCAAAGGCAATGACATCTGGATGACGATTAACAAAAATGTGCAGCTGAAGACGGATCAGGCGATCATCGATCAATTAAAGTGGCTGCATACCCATGCGGTTCAGGGAAAAACGCATCCTGACGCTGTAACGGGCTACGCGGTCGCGATGGAAGTGGATACCGGAAATATCGTGGCGATGGCCAGCATCCCGGATTACGATACGAATGTCTGGGCAAGCGGCAGCATGGATACTGCAACCTACAATGAAATTGAAGATTACTATCAGAATGGTACGATTACTCCAAATGCTTCAGGCCGATCGGGCCATAACTTTGACTCGACAGTTCTGATGGGTTCCACCGTCAAACCGCTCAGTGTATTGCTTGGGCTAAATGAAGGGCTCTTTGGAACCTCAGATTGGTACACGGATACAGGGATTACTTATTTCGGTAAAGCTGGCCATGAAACAAGAGTGCGCAATGCTTCCGGCCACATTTTAGGTAGAATGGATCCGGCTGAGGCCATAGCACAATCGTCTAACGTTTTTATGGTGGATATGGTAGGCAAGAGATTATACAATAAATATGGTTCCGAAGGCATTAAGGTTTGGGATAAATATATGAAGGAGTTCGGCCTTGGTGTCTTTACGGGAGTAGACCTACCTGAAGAGCACAGAGGAGTTATCAACTACACCAATATTGAAGCTGCGGGCAGCCCCCAAGCGGCGCTCGTCTATGCCTCGTTCGGCCAGCAGGGGAAATACACCGCGCTGCAGCTTGCCCAGTATGCGTCTACCTTGGCAAATAAGGGCGAGCGAATCAAGCCGCATCTTGTCAACAAAATCACGGACTCCACGGGAAAAGTAGTCAAAACGTTCGGACGCGAGGTACTGAATACCGTCAAGATGGATGACGCTTACTGGAATGAGGTCAAGCGTGGCATGAACAGCGATGTCAAGGTATTTGACGGCTTCCCTTACGACTTTGCCCGCAAGACGGGAACCTCGCAGCAGGATTATTATAGTAAAGGAAGAAAATATACCGTCGACAACGGCGTCTTTATCGCCTACGCGCCGCGCAACAAGCCGAAACTGGCTGTCGCGGTCGTAATCCCCGAAGGCGGCTTCGGCTCGAACAGCGCTGCGCCGGTGGCGCGCAAAATTTTTGACGCCTACGACTGGGAGTACGGGCTGAACGGCGTACCGAAGAAGAGTTTGCAGCAGAATCAAGCGGCTAATACCAACAAATAA
- a CDS encoding peptidoglycan D,D-transpeptidase FtsI family protein translates to MSLFRKQGSPSDETNSKSTLALRINVFFFSTFIIFCVIIIRLAVLQFVEGPTLTEVEANRDTKNVPLAAMRGSILAAGGEKIAYSTPVQSLYITLTKEYTAKKTDKNTKVTDYTPEAKANVNKLAANLVEKFNQLGDPSEKKMTVEEVKDSLDLKFRKYNGYTPRRIKVGLSAKEVAYFMEHKDEYPGLEVVEENVRHYDKDKVAVQTVGYVKLFKNSNSLGIYQNVLNAMKDHPTAGLTYKDDEFVGFDGLELQYQRELRGQNGYQEISINPQNMAEKIEKVVPPVKGNDIWMTINKNVQLKTEQAITDQLRWLHTHSVQGKTHPNAITGYAVAMEVDTGNIVAMASMPDYDTNAWTDGSISKTLDITNYQNGTITPISSGRSGNNFESTVLMGSTIKPLSVLIGLNEGLFKTTDWYTDRGITSFGKVGHETKVRNASGHVYGGMDPALAIEHSSNVFMVDMVGKRLYEKYPSKGIDVWDKYMKEFGLGVSTEVDLPNEFLGRINYTNLKAAGSAQAALVYASFGQQGAYTTLQLAQYVSTLANKGERIKPHLISKITDPSGQVVQTFGREVLNTVKMDDSYWNEVKKGMNSKVDAFDGFPYDFARKTGTSQQAARGVLKDNGVFIAYAPRNNPKLAVAVVIPEGGFGSNSAAPVARKIFDAYDWEYGLDGVPKKSLQQKSAGQSSSSSESGTTGTN, encoded by the coding sequence GTGAGCCTTTTTCGCAAACAGGGCTCGCCTTCGGACGAGACCAATAGCAAAAGCACCCTGGCGCTGCGGATCAATGTGTTCTTTTTCAGTACGTTTATCATTTTCTGCGTAATTATTATTCGTCTAGCGGTATTGCAATTCGTGGAAGGCCCTACACTGACCGAGGTGGAGGCGAACCGGGATACGAAAAATGTGCCGCTTGCCGCCATGCGCGGTTCGATCCTCGCCGCCGGAGGCGAGAAAATCGCTTATTCCACTCCTGTCCAGTCGTTGTACATTACGCTGACCAAGGAGTATACGGCGAAAAAGACGGACAAGAACACCAAGGTAACGGATTATACTCCTGAAGCCAAGGCGAATGTGAACAAGCTGGCGGCGAATCTGGTGGAAAAATTTAATCAGCTTGGCGACCCGAGCGAGAAAAAGATGACGGTGGAAGAGGTAAAGGACTCGCTCGACTTGAAGTTCAGAAAGTACAACGGCTACACACCGCGCCGGATCAAGGTAGGACTCTCCGCGAAGGAAGTCGCTTATTTTATGGAGCACAAGGATGAATACCCCGGCCTGGAAGTCGTGGAGGAGAACGTGCGGCATTACGACAAGGATAAGGTAGCTGTGCAGACGGTTGGCTATGTTAAGCTGTTCAAGAATTCCAACAGTCTTGGCATCTACCAGAACGTTCTTAACGCGATGAAAGATCATCCGACAGCGGGCCTGACCTACAAAGATGATGAGTTCGTCGGTTTCGACGGTCTTGAGCTTCAGTACCAACGGGAGCTTCGGGGGCAGAACGGATACCAGGAAATTTCCATCAACCCGCAGAACATGGCCGAGAAAATCGAGAAGGTCGTGCCTCCCGTCAAGGGCAATGATATCTGGATGACCATCAACAAAAATGTGCAGCTCAAGACGGAGCAGGCGATAACGGATCAACTGAGATGGCTGCATACGCACTCCGTTCAGGGCAAGACGCATCCTAACGCCATAACGGGCTACGCAGTCGCAATGGAAGTCGATACCGGCAATATTGTGGCGATGGCCAGCATGCCGGATTATGATACGAATGCATGGACTGACGGCAGTATTTCGAAAACTTTAGACATAACCAACTATCAGAATGGTACGATTACTCCGATTTCGTCAGGGAGATCAGGCAATAATTTTGAATCGACTGTTCTAATGGGTTCGACCATCAAGCCGCTAAGCGTATTGATCGGGCTTAATGAAGGACTGTTTAAAACAACAGATTGGTACACGGATAGAGGGATTACTTCCTTCGGTAAGGTCGGCCATGAAACAAAGGTTCGGAACGCCTCCGGTCACGTCTATGGAGGAATGGACCCGGCCTTGGCTATTGAGCATTCATCCAACGTCTTTATGGTAGATATGGTTGGCAAGAGACTTTATGAAAAATATCCTTCCAAGGGCATCGACGTTTGGGATAAATATATGAAGGAGTTTGGACTGGGCGTGTCGACTGAAGTTGATCTTCCCAATGAGTTTCTAGGTAGAATCAACTATACGAATCTAAAGGCAGCAGGTAGCGCCCAGGCCGCATTGGTTTATGCTTCTTTTGGTCAACAGGGAGCTTACACCACGCTTCAACTTGCCCAATATGTCTCTACGCTAGCTAATAAGGGCGAGCGGATCAAGCCGCATCTTATTAGCAAAATCACGGACCCCTCGGGGCAAGTGGTCCAGACGTTCGGACGCGAGGTACTGAATACCGTTAAGATGGATGACTCGTACTGGAATGAAGTAAAAAAAGGAATGAATAGCAAGGTTGACGCTTTTGATGGCTTCCCTTACGACTTCGCCCGAAAGACCGGAACCTCGCAGCAGGCGGCAAGAGGAGTATTAAAAGATAACGGCGTCTTCATTGCCTACGCGCCGCGCAACAATCCGAAGCTTGCCGTAGCAGTTGTTATTCCGGAAGGCGGCTTTGGCTCGAACAGCGCCGCGCCGGTGGCGCGTAAGATTTTCGACGCCTACGACTGGGAGTACGGTCTTGACGGGGTGCCGAAGAAGAGCCTTCAGCAGAAATCTGCGGGTCAAAGCAGCAGCTCTAGCGAGAGCGGCACAACGGGTACGAACTAA
- a CDS encoding transglutaminase domain-containing protein: MLNEWLQSLRDANIITLLLLVVAAFSLIQGWLRGFSLSAGRLFGLLGSGILTIAALILAALAAAYFSPYVQTWAADTAAPKGELNQWQQIYYTAVSALAGLPLLRFLFLLMISYSLIRIVLGLLAYLLPLPRFRKSGGLWDRKISAASRFGGAGIGLFIGAVRCLLLIIALYVGTSLIPSSDAARYIEDSPIYRQSVESLIEPVTGTAVQDKLPVLTKAVAAEMNDILRRKYEIIDRDVSSDITVAAADIAGKAKSDQDKARLLYDWVGTRISYDYAKAENYEQNRIWKEQTPQDTFDTRLGVCIDYARLYAVMARSQGLDVRVVTGRGYDGRGGYGPHAWNEVYIPERNAWIPLDSTWAKSGDWFNPADFDSTHIKESVL, from the coding sequence ATGTTGAACGAATGGCTGCAGAGCCTGCGTGATGCCAATATCATCACGTTATTATTGCTGGTTGTTGCCGCCTTTTCGTTGATTCAGGGCTGGTTGCGGGGCTTTTCTTTGTCCGCAGGCAGATTATTCGGGCTGCTTGGTTCAGGCATTCTGACGATTGCGGCGCTCATTCTTGCCGCGCTCGCCGCCGCCTATTTTTCGCCATACGTTCAAACATGGGCTGCGGATACGGCGGCTCCCAAGGGTGAACTCAACCAGTGGCAGCAGATTTATTATACTGCCGTATCGGCGCTTGCAGGACTTCCGCTGCTGCGGTTTCTGTTTCTGCTGATGATAAGCTACAGCTTGATTCGGATCGTTCTGGGACTTCTGGCTTATTTGCTGCCGCTTCCGCGCTTCCGCAAATCCGGAGGGCTGTGGGACCGCAAGATCTCGGCGGCAAGTCGGTTCGGGGGGGCAGGTATTGGACTTTTCATAGGAGCTGTCCGGTGCCTCCTGCTGATCATCGCTCTGTATGTGGGAACCAGTCTTATCCCAAGCAGCGACGCAGCGCGTTATATCGAAGATTCGCCAATATACCGCCAGAGTGTCGAGTCGTTGATTGAGCCTGTTACCGGAACAGCGGTACAGGACAAGCTTCCGGTTCTGACCAAGGCAGTTGCGGCGGAAATGAACGATATCCTCCGGCGAAAATACGAAATTATCGACCGGGACGTTTCCAGCGATATTACTGTTGCTGCGGCGGATATTGCCGGAAAGGCGAAGAGCGATCAAGATAAAGCGCGGCTGCTCTACGATTGGGTCGGAACGAGAATTTCTTATGATTACGCCAAAGCCGAGAACTACGAACAGAACCGGATATGGAAAGAACAGACGCCGCAGGATACCTTCGATACCCGGCTTGGCGTATGCATTGATTATGCGCGGCTGTATGCCGTGATGGCCAGGTCTCAAGGCCTTGACGTGCGGGTGGTGACCGGGCGCGGTTACGACGGACGCGGCGGCTATGGGCCGCATGCCTGGAACGAGGTTTATATCCCGGAGCGGAATGCCTGGATTCCTCTGGATTCTACCTGGGCTAAGAGCGGAGATTGGTTTAATCCAGCGGATTTTGACTCCACGCACATCAAAGAAAGTGTGCTTTGA
- a CDS encoding MFS transporter codes for MKTALWLYLFLFLAYFDLHAQYPILTPFALSLGAGPAFIGWMMGMYSLTHLPGNLLAGVLIDRKGSRRYIVYSLIAAGAILLLQAYARLPWHLLLFRAASGFALAFLSPACMALLASLSGDSVRQGKYMSGQGIVHTLASVLSPAAGAFIVAKAGFSGTFLSLGWLLIATGVMAYFSVPKAARKLPAQAVSSAAVDGGSATETRLSPNSGSVVAVPFRYLLLPFFIASAQGVLFFELPLSQTRNGSDGILSTGILLSLLSLGALITLSMLFLNRLSVLLRIGAALLGMALCFFALAAIPSIPPAVVLFLLGTAKGVLFPAMASLFIGISGPGRMGRTFSLQSIATSLGAFAGPVAAGQLRGMVSPYFIAFLLLMTALLLLPSFGSGKLSAYHPDWNGRAA; via the coding sequence TTGAAAACCGCGCTATGGCTGTATCTGTTCTTGTTCCTTGCATACTTTGATCTGCATGCGCAGTATCCCATTCTGACACCCTTTGCTCTCTCGCTGGGCGCCGGACCGGCCTTTATCGGCTGGATGATGGGCATGTATTCGCTCACGCATCTCCCGGGGAATCTGCTCGCCGGTGTGCTAATCGACCGAAAGGGCAGCCGCCGCTATATCGTCTACAGTCTGATCGCGGCGGGAGCGATACTGCTGCTCCAGGCATATGCCCGCCTGCCGTGGCATCTGCTGCTCTTCAGGGCGGCCAGCGGGTTTGCGCTAGCTTTCCTCTCCCCCGCCTGTATGGCGCTGCTCGCTTCGCTGTCGGGCGATTCGGTGAGGCAAGGCAAATATATGTCCGGCCAGGGGATTGTGCATACACTTGCCTCCGTCCTCTCGCCGGCAGCAGGCGCTTTCATCGTGGCCAAAGCCGGCTTCTCCGGCACGTTCCTGAGCCTTGGCTGGCTGCTGATCGCCACCGGCGTAATGGCATACTTCAGCGTGCCGAAGGCTGCCCGAAAGCTCCCGGCGCAGGCCGTCAGCTCTGCGGCAGTAGACGGCGGCTCCGCAACCGAAACGCGGCTCTCCCCGAACTCAGGCTCAGTGGTGGCGGTTCCCTTCCGCTACCTCCTGCTGCCGTTCTTCATCGCCTCTGCGCAGGGCGTGCTCTTCTTCGAGCTTCCCCTTTCCCAGACCCGTAACGGAAGCGACGGTATCCTTTCGACGGGCATCCTGCTCTCACTGCTTAGTCTAGGTGCGCTTATCACGCTGAGCATGCTGTTTCTGAACCGTCTGTCCGTGCTCTTGCGGATCGGCGCGGCGCTGCTCGGTATGGCGCTCTGCTTCTTCGCACTCGCCGCTATTCCCTCCATTCCTCCAGCGGTTGTCCTATTTCTGCTCGGCACCGCGAAAGGAGTGCTGTTCCCGGCAATGGCCTCGCTGTTCATCGGCATCAGCGGCCCTGGACGTATGGGGCGGACTTTCTCGCTGCAGTCGATCGCGACCTCCCTTGGCGCCTTCGCCGGACCCGTCGCTGCCGGACAGCTGCGGGGGATGGTCTCGCCGTACTTCATTGCCTTTCTGCTGCTGATGACGGCGCTGCTGCTGCTTCCGTCTTTCGGTTCGGGCAAGCTTTCCGCCTATCATCCGGATTGGAACGGCCGGGCGGCCTGA
- a CDS encoding toprim domain-containing protein, whose translation MSITIIVEGKNDRSRLRRLLKPEVDILCTFGTLNTVKLETLRKQVGDSEVYLYMDNDSSGKKIRGVLRDAFPDAEHIYTRRGYAGVEGTPDEYNITQLEKVGLEEFIIYPDPLF comes from the coding sequence ATGTCTATTACTATTATTGTCGAAGGCAAGAATGACCGCAGCCGTTTGCGGCGTCTCCTGAAGCCCGAAGTCGACATTCTGTGCACCTTTGGCACACTCAATACAGTTAAGCTTGAGACACTGCGCAAGCAAGTCGGAGACAGTGAAGTCTATCTCTATATGGATAACGACAGCTCCGGCAAAAAAATACGCGGCGTTCTGCGCGACGCCTTCCCGGACGCAGAGCATATTTACACTCGCCGGGGTTACGCAGGAGTCGAAGGCACTCCCGATGAATACAACATTACACAGCTAGAAAAAGTGGGATTGGAAGAATTCATTATCTACCCTGATCCGCTTTTCTAA
- a CDS encoding SCO family protein produces MHILTRYKWTWLLLLLALAMAAYLVVSSWAFQAGKLPVIGEVQDFSLENVSGDTVTLSDTEGKVRLVYFFFTQCTDVCPITTFALSQAQDLLIKDGSFGKDAAFLSISFDPQNDTREAIKTFADRFHADYAGWYFLRGDQEKVRDLAAGSFKILIAGNNKDNFAHANLIGLVDRKNRLRALYNASDTDQVTPEFLADAVKKLARE; encoded by the coding sequence ATGCACATCCTGACGCGGTATAAATGGACTTGGCTTCTGCTGCTGCTTGCGCTGGCCATGGCGGCCTATCTGGTCGTAAGCTCCTGGGCTTTCCAAGCGGGAAAGCTGCCGGTTATCGGGGAAGTGCAGGACTTCTCCCTTGAAAATGTAAGCGGTGACACCGTTACGCTTTCCGATACGGAAGGCAAGGTGCGGTTAGTTTATTTCTTTTTTACCCAGTGTACGGATGTGTGCCCGATTACGACTTTCGCTCTGTCGCAGGCACAGGATTTGCTCATTAAGGACGGCAGCTTTGGTAAAGACGCGGCCTTCCTGTCGATCTCATTTGATCCGCAGAATGATACGCGCGAAGCGATCAAGACATTCGCTGACCGTTTCCACGCCGATTATGCAGGCTGGTACTTTCTGCGAGGGGATCAGGAGAAGGTTCGGGATTTGGCGGCGGGCTCCTTCAAAATTCTGATTGCCGGAAATAACAAGGACAATTTCGCTCACGCGAATCTGATCGGCCTTGTGGATCGGAAGAACCGTCTGCGTGCACTATATAATGCCAGCGATACAGACCAGGTTACGCCGGAATTTTTGGCTGATGCCGTGAAAAAGCTGGCCCGTGAGTAG
- the cyoE gene encoding heme o synthase — translation MSAKLPPEAERASWRDFITVTKPGIIRSNLIAAFAGFWLASGWEVNYSKLLLTLIGTMLVMASACVFNNYFDRDLDMKMERTKKRGLPTGRLKPNTVLLYALGLGTLGLAALFLFSGILAGLFGIVGMFVYVIVYTLWLKRTSTWSTSVGAISGAMPPVIGYVAVTGKVDLGAWLLFAMLFLWQPPHFWALGIRRKEEYRNAGFPLLPVVKGTRRTKIQMIPYVALLVPVSVLMYAYEYAGIYYLIVSAGLSLAWLYLTLKGLKAKDDDAWAKQNFFFSINYLTLSLIALVLNTIHG, via the coding sequence ATGTCCGCCAAGCTCCCCCCTGAAGCTGAGCGGGCCAGTTGGCGCGATTTCATTACGGTTACCAAACCGGGCATTATCCGGTCGAATCTGATTGCCGCCTTTGCCGGCTTCTGGCTGGCTTCCGGTTGGGAGGTTAACTACAGCAAGCTGCTGCTGACCCTGATCGGCACCATGCTTGTTATGGCTTCGGCCTGTGTGTTTAATAATTATTTCGACCGCGATCTGGATATGAAAATGGAACGGACCAAGAAGCGCGGACTGCCGACCGGACGGCTTAAGCCGAATACGGTTCTGCTTTACGCTCTGGGACTTGGCACGCTGGGCCTGGCCGCGCTGTTTCTTTTCTCCGGAATTCTGGCCGGGCTGTTCGGAATCGTTGGGATGTTCGTCTATGTTATAGTATACACCCTTTGGCTGAAACGGACCTCCACTTGGAGCACTTCAGTCGGCGCGATTTCCGGCGCGATGCCTCCGGTAATCGGTTATGTTGCCGTGACGGGCAAGGTTGATCTTGGCGCCTGGCTGCTGTTCGCGATGCTGTTCCTGTGGCAGCCCCCTCATTTCTGGGCGCTCGGCATCCGGCGCAAGGAAGAATACCGGAATGCGGGATTTCCGCTGCTTCCGGTTGTGAAAGGTACACGCCGGACCAAAATACAGATGATACCATACGTCGCGCTGCTCGTTCCGGTTTCGGTACTCATGTATGCGTATGAATATGCCGGCATCTATTATTTGATTGTTTCCGCCGGGCTCTCTCTTGCTTGGCTTTATCTTACGCTCAAGGGTCTTAAGGCTAAAGACGACGATGCCTGGGCGAAGCAAAATTTCTTCTTTTCCATAAATTATTTGACTCTCAGCCTGATCGCGCTGGTGCTCAATACGATTCACGGATAA
- a CDS encoding metal-dependent hydrolase produces the protein MDTATHFVIGFGLAGLSFIDPAVSSQPMLSGAVMLATVIGSQAPDADTVLRLKSNAVYIRNHRGITHSLPFLLLWPALITLVLSPIFGLNDIRSIGHLALWSFIAVALHVFTDLFNTYGTQAARPITERWIAWNIIHIFDPFIFGSHVAAIALWITGIIPPAPLFASLYSIIVLYYVWRTAAYFRLTRSIKAKDLHHEPGEKYILIPTITPRRWNVVKTRQDGSYYVGQLNYGRLEWLKHAVNSRHPAVERSKSHPDIQAFLYFTSYAIAEVEELPSGYIVRWGDVRYLHRKQFPFVAVLVMDHQYHALQTYVGWLSSEKLDERFAIEPGSMKV, from the coding sequence ATGGATACTGCTACACACTTCGTTATAGGTTTTGGACTTGCCGGGCTCTCATTCATCGATCCCGCCGTCAGTTCTCAGCCGATGCTGTCAGGCGCCGTTATGCTGGCCACCGTTATCGGCTCGCAGGCCCCTGATGCCGACACCGTCCTGCGCCTTAAGAGCAACGCGGTGTATATTCGCAATCACAGGGGGATTACGCACTCCCTTCCGTTTTTACTGCTCTGGCCCGCCTTGATTACCCTTGTGCTCAGTCCGATTTTCGGTCTGAACGATATCCGTTCCATCGGCCATCTTGCCCTCTGGAGCTTCATTGCCGTAGCTCTACACGTCTTCACCGATCTGTTCAATACCTACGGCACCCAAGCGGCGCGGCCAATCACCGAACGCTGGATCGCGTGGAACATTATCCATATTTTCGATCCGTTTATTTTCGGCAGCCATGTTGCGGCCATCGCGCTGTGGATCACCGGCATCATTCCCCCGGCGCCCTTGTTCGCCTCGCTGTACAGCATCATCGTCCTGTATTATGTTTGGAGGACCGCCGCCTATTTTCGGCTAACCCGCAGCATCAAGGCCAAAGATCTACACCATGAACCCGGGGAGAAATATATCCTTATCCCGACGATAACGCCAAGACGGTGGAATGTCGTCAAGACGAGACAGGATGGCAGCTATTATGTCGGCCAGCTTAACTACGGGCGCCTGGAATGGCTCAAGCACGCGGTCAACTCCCGGCATCCGGCTGTGGAGCGTTCCAAGTCCCATCCGGATATTCAGGCTTTCCTGTACTTCACTTCCTATGCCATCGCCGAGGTGGAGGAACTGCCTTCAGGTTACATTGTACGCTGGGGGGACGTCCGTTATTTGCACCGGAAGCAATTTCCGTTTGTCGCTGTCCTGGTCATGGATCACCAGTATCATGCGCTTCAGACGTATGTAGGCTGGCTCAGCAGCGAGAAGCTCGATGAGCGTTTCGCGATTGAACCCGGCTCGATGAAAGTATAG
- the trpS gene encoding tryptophan--tRNA ligase has translation MKKVLSGIQPSGSLTLGNYIGAMKNFVKLQEEHECYFMVVDLHAVTVPQEPASLREQSEAVAALFIAAGIDPARSNVYLQSHVPQHAELGWLMTTLTSMGELERMTQFKDKSSGKDTVGAGLFVYPALMAADILVYNADLVPVGEDQKQHLELTRDLAGRFNHRYGEFFTIPEPYIPQVGARIMSLDDGTKKMSKSNPNAGSYIALLDPPDVIRKKISRATTDSGREVVYDPANKPEISNLMSIYAECSGLSLVDITGRYEGQMYGGFKKDLAEVVVAALEPLQERYHEIRSSGAITDILASGAERARAVASVTLQGVKDRMGFLPPRSK, from the coding sequence ATGAAAAAAGTTCTGTCCGGCATACAGCCCAGCGGCAGCTTGACGCTCGGCAACTACATCGGCGCAATGAAAAATTTCGTCAAGCTTCAAGAGGAGCATGAATGCTATTTCATGGTGGTTGACCTGCATGCCGTCACCGTACCGCAGGAGCCGGCCAGCTTGCGCGAACAGTCCGAGGCCGTTGCCGCGCTGTTTATCGCAGCGGGAATTGATCCCGCCCGCTCCAATGTATATCTTCAGTCGCATGTTCCCCAGCATGCCGAGCTGGGCTGGTTGATGACGACGCTCACCTCGATGGGCGAGTTGGAGCGGATGACGCAGTTTAAAGACAAATCATCCGGGAAGGACACCGTGGGCGCGGGATTATTCGTGTATCCGGCGCTGATGGCCGCCGACATTCTCGTATACAACGCGGATCTGGTTCCGGTAGGCGAAGACCAGAAGCAGCATCTGGAGCTTACACGCGATCTGGCAGGACGGTTCAACCACCGCTACGGTGAGTTCTTCACCATTCCGGAGCCGTATATTCCGCAGGTCGGCGCCCGGATTATGTCGCTGGATGACGGAACGAAGAAAATGAGCAAGAGCAATCCGAATGCCGGCAGCTATATCGCTCTGCTCGATCCCCCGGACGTGATCCGCAAAAAAATCAGCCGGGCCACTACGGATTCCGGACGCGAAGTCGTGTACGACCCGGCGAACAAGCCGGAAATCAGCAATCTGATGAGCATTTACGCGGAGTGCTCCGGGCTGTCACTTGTGGACATCACAGGCCGCTATGAAGGACAGATGTACGGCGGCTTCAAAAAGGATTTGGCCGAGGTCGTCGTGGCGGCGCTGGAGCCGCTCCAGGAGCGCTACCATGAAATCCGCAGTTCCGGCGCCATCACCGATATTCTCGCGTCGGGCGCGGAACGCGCCCGTGCCGTGGCGTCGGTAACACTCCAAGGAGTCAAGGATCGCATGGGATTCCTGCCTCCACGGTCAAAGTAA